A region from the Triticum aestivum cultivar Chinese Spring chromosome 3D, IWGSC CS RefSeq v2.1, whole genome shotgun sequence genome encodes:
- the LOC123077062 gene encoding indole-2-monooxygenase produces the protein MANLVQELMLETPPRAWFLFLLPLLLLSLHNWFTRKTGSTGQRLPPSPPALPIIGHLHLVGALPHVSLRDLARKHGPDVMLLRLGAVPTLVVSSPRAAEAVLRTHDHVLASRPRSVVSDVIMYGSSDIAFAPYGEYWRQARKLVTTHMLSVKKVQSFRSAAAEEVSMAMAKINEAATASGTVDMSELLNSFSNDMACRIVSGKFFLKDGRSKLFRELINDTSRLLGGFNLEEYFPALGRVGVLKRAVCAKAERVRNRWADLLDKVIDDRVSKRKSASDHKDGDFVDILLSVQQEYDLTREHMKALLTDVFFGATDTSANVLEFTLAELMRRPHFMRKLQDEVRSIIPRGQEIVNEADMNNMVYLRAVIKESLRLYPVAPLLAPHLAMADCTIHGYMVPAGTRVVVNAWAVGRDSSSWEDAEEFIPERFTDEGNATNVNFKGNDFQFLPFGAGRRICPGINLGIANVELMLANLMNHFDWELPVGVERKDIDMTEVFGLTVRRKEKLLLIPKSCM, from the exons ATGGCAAACCTCGTGCAGGAGCTCATGCTAGAGACGCCACCGCGGGCATGGTTTCTGTTcctgctccccctcctcctcttgtCTCTGCATAACTGGTTCACCAGAAAGACAGGATCAACAGGGCAGCGCCTCCCACCTTCGCCGCCGGCGCTGCCCATAATCGGGCACCTGCACCTCGTCGGCGCCCTCCCACACGTCTCCCTCCGTGACCTCGCCAGGAAGCACGGTCCGGACGTGATGCTCCTCCGGCTGGGCGCCGTGCCCACCCTCGTCGTGTCCTCTCCGCGCGCCGCGGAGGCAGTGCTGCGCACGCACGACCACGTCCTGGCGTCACGGCCACGCTCCGTTGTCTCCGACGTCATCATGTACGGCTCATCTGACATCGCCTTCGCGCCATACGGCGAGTACTGGCGGCAGGCGAGGAAGCTTGTCACCACCCACATGCTGAGTGTTAAGAAGGTGCAGTCTTTCCGCAGCGCCGCCGCGGAGGAG GTCAGCATGGCGATGGCCAAGATCAACGAGGCAGCCACAGCCAGTGGTACAGTCGACATGAGCGAGCTGCTCAACTCATTCTCGAATGACATGGCATGCCGTATCGTGTCGGGCAAGTTCTTCCTGAAAGATGGACGGAGCAAGTTGTTCCGGGAACTCATCAACGACACCTCGCGGCTTCTGGGCGGGTTCAACTTGGAGGAGTACttcccagcattgggtagggtagGAGTGCTTAAGAGGGCGGTTTGTGCCAAGGCCGAAAGAGTGAGGAACAGATGGGCTGATCTGCTGGACAAGGTGATCGACGATCGTGTGAGCAAGCGTAAATCAGCGTCTGATCACAAGGATGGCGACTTCGTCGATATTCTGCTGTCTGTTCAGCAGGAGTATGATCTCACAAGAGAGCACATGAAAGCTCTCCTCACG GATGTATTTTTTGGTGCAACGGACACGTCAGCTAACGTCCTCGAATTCACCTTGGCTGAGCTCATGAGAAGGCCACACTTCATGCGGAAGCTACAAGATGAAGTGAGGAGTATCATACCCCGGGGACAAGAaattgtgaacgaagctgacatgAACAACATGGTGTACCTAAGAGCAGTAATAAAAGAGTCTCTCAGGTTGTATCCTGTTGCGCCTCTCCTTGCTCCGCACCTGGCCATGGCTGATTGTACCATCCATGGATACATGGTTCCTGCTGGGACGCGTGTCGTCGTCAATGCATGGGCCGTTGGGAGGGATTCGAGCTCCTGGGAGGATGCAGAAGAGTTCATACCTGAAAGATTTACAGATGAAGGCAACGCTACAAATGTTAACTTCAAGGGGAATGATTTCCAGTTCTTGCCGTTCGGGGCAGGACGAAGGATATGCCCTGGTATAAACCTCGGAATCGCAAATGTCGAGCTTATGTTAGCAAACCTCATGAACCATTTTGATTGGGAACTTCCGGTTGGGGTTGAGAGAAAAGATATCGATATGACAGAGGTGTTCGGGCTAACTGTTCGTAGGAAGGAGAAACTATTGTTGATTCCAAAATCATGCATGTAA